The genomic window ACACTATCCAATGTTACAGCAACTTCAAACACAGCGTTCAACCAATTTCACCTCTTTCAAGTCAGGGACACTTTCTCACACAGTACTCTGGCAAACCTGTAGCCATAACAGGACAGTTTTCCGAAAGTTTAGTTTAGCACCATTTGCTAAGAACTTGCAGTTCAGAGGATGATCTAACATTCCTGCCTCAAGCAGAGTCATATTGAGAAGTGTGAGGAATACCACTGGTGACTGAAGCAATTTTGGCTCTAATTAATTAATGGATACCAATCCACTAGTTTGCATTCAACGTCTATCTTGGCTATATGACCTCTTAGGAGAGTTCCTTCAAGGgacacaagaaaagaaaaatattcttacaCCTCACCAATCGATTAGAGTGAGCCTAAAGCTTGGCAGAATCTTAAGGCAAGTTAGATGGAATCTGAAATTGCCCACCTGAGTTTGAAACTATTGATTCTGTTATCAACATCTTGGGACGGGGGGGAAGCGTACTCAAGAAAAAAACTGCAATGTGTTGTAGTTCTAATGAAAATCAATggagtttattttcattttgcttaATTAAACCCAAATGCACCTCAGAGTCCAGTGATCCAGCTTCACCCTTCCTAATTTAACAGCGCGGTGATTTTAAGGCTTCACGTTTCGGACGACGACAAGAGATCCTGAAGTCTGTTGTTTCCCACTTCAGTTCTCCGCCTCCAAGGCCTGAAATTCCGGACAGGGCCGCCAAGACCGCACCTCGCTCTCGGTGTTCCAAAGATGAAACACTGTCACGCACACGATTCCGGGACtcgtgtccccagctgccagctcccGGAGGCCGCGGGCCAGCGTGGGGCTCCGGGCCCGGCCGCCGAGCACGGCGCCAGCTCTGTGCGCTGCGGGCTCTCGGCCGGCGCTACCCCTTGCGCTGCTTGTGCCGGGGGTTGCTCTTGCAGCACACGTAGAGCCGCCCGCGCCGCCGCACGATGTAGCAGTCCTTGCAGCGCCTCCTCAGCGCCGTCTTCGTCTTCAGCCCGGCCGCCGGTGGCGGCCCGAGCTGCGGCGGCAACACGGCCAGCAGCCCGCGGGGAGCCCACCACGGCGGCGGGGCCCAGGTCGGACAGGCCGCGGGCAGCCCCGCCGCCCGTCCCCACGGAGCCAGCGAGCACAGGGACGAGCGGCACAGCGAGCGCAGCGGGGCGGCCGTGGAGGCGGCCCTGACCAGGAGGGACAGCATGTTCGGCACCCTACGGGGACAGCGCGCCGGTCAGGACACACGCACCGCTCCCGCTCCGCCCCTCCTCTTCCGCCGCCGCAATACCACCCACCGCCCCCACCGACGAGAACACCCGCCCCGCTCCCACCACCGCTGAGGACACCGCTGCCCGCTCACCCCCGCGGAAAGCAGCGCTCCCCGCCCGCGGCCACGCGTCCCTCCCGCCGCCGGAAGCGCGAGCAGGAACCGGGGCGGGGCGAGGCCCGTGCCCGCCCGGTCGGGAGTCACGTGGGCGGCGCGAAGATGGCGGCGCCCGCCGCGACCTTCCGCTGGCTGCTGCCGCGGAGCCGCCTGCTGCTGGCCCGCCCGGGGCTggctgccgctgctgccgcccgGGCCTACGGTGTGCGGGCCTCCGACACCGGCGAGCTGGTGACGCACACGGGGCAGGTGAGCGCGCGGGGCCCGGTGCTGCCGCCCCTCCGCTGCTCCGGGAGGGCGGCGGGCGCGCCCCGCCGGGGCCCGCGGGCAGCGCGCTGGTGTAATGTGGTGTACCGTAACGGGGAGGCTTAGGGTGGACAGCTGGAGGAATTTCTTGCTGTAAACACTGGTTAGGTACTGGAATTGGCCGCCCAGGGAGGCGGTGGCGCGtccgtccctggaggtgttcaggaAATGGCTGGATGTGGCGCTTAGTGCCACGGTCTGCTTGCCATGGTGGCTTTCGGTCCTGGTTGGGTTTGACGATGTcagaggttttttccaacctaatttattctgtgattctccgTTCAGCGCGGCCAGTGGGAATTCATGCTCCTGGGTGATCCGTACACAGGAGGTGCGCGCTGTTTcgcaaaaaaacaaaaacaaaaacaaaccccgTTGATCAGGATCGGGTCACTGGCCATTACCGAGCGTTCCGGTCCGAATCCGACCTGCGACCCGGCCGAAGGGTTGGCAGGTGGAAGAGGCACCCTTGTGTCAGTGCCTCGTAACTCCAGGTTACCTCTTTTCtaatggagaagctgaggctccTGAGATGCCTTGAGATGGGAGGAAGGATGGCAGGTGGAGCTAACTTGGGAAAGCTGGCACGGTGGTTACTTAGCAGAACAGAAATACATACAATATCTGAATTTCCCAGTTTACATTACCACCTAGGTGAGATCCAGGAGCAGCGTTATAAATAATACATTTGTATTCATCTCTGTAATCAGGCTCTTCTGTTTACTGGCTTTCATGCCAGCCCCAACACCACCAGTTTCCTTGTCTGTTGTACTTTCCAATGTGCAATTCAGTTACTTGTGGGAGGGAAATGGAAGCCAATTTTTCTGTGTACTACATGCTTGTAAGGTGATCATATTTGAATCTAAGTATACATTTcaagatatttattttctaagtCTTTGTGTTCTATGTTTATAATTGTTGCTCTGTAAATAAGATCAAGTTTATTTTACACTCTAGGTATATGATGAGAAGGACTATAGAAGAGTTAGATTTGTTGGACGACAAAAGGAGGTAACTCATTCTATGATTTTTCATGGGAGAGGGTGTAGTTTATGGGATTTTCTTAACCTAATTGTCATTAAAAACCGCAACCTCattgtcattaaaaaaccccaaaccaaaaacacccccaaaaaatacaaaaaaaacccaaacaaaaccaaaccacaaaaacccaTACAAACAAAATTACCAAAACCAGAActggtttggatttggggtttcagtagtttttttttttttcttaatggcaaaaaaaatttctaagGCAGCTTATAATTGCTTTTGTCTTGCCTCCCTGCTTTTGGTAAACTTGAAAAACTCAAGACTTGCTCTGCATTTGCTAAGTGCTTGCATTTAGGGTGTTAGAGTTGTAGACATTTGAGCATCTTAAACTTGGAACAGTTTTTGTTTTAAGCATGTGTTTTAAGAAGTAGTGCTAGTATGTTTTTAGCACATTTGTATTCAGAAAAATCACATCATTAAATACTCTGCTGAATTGTTCTTCTCTTTATATATCTGTTTACATCTGTTTTGAAGCTTAATTTGCTTCTGTGTAGTTGAAATTCTGATCCTTACCCAAATCACGTTTTTAATGAGCCTGAGAAGCATTTACTGAAAGAGTGATGAAACAAATGAAAGTAAAATGCAGACTATTCTGAAATAATGAAGCCTCAAGTGCAAAGTCTGGTAATACCAGCATCATCCAAGTGCAGTGCTGTAAAGGTGGCCCTGTTGCTGCTGCTTAAAATTTCACATACTCACTGTATGAAAAGTCCTTTAGCACTGAGTTTTTTCTATGATCCAGCAGCACAGGTCCAGGAGGGGTCTGCTGGCCTTCTGGATAGAAATAGAATTATTTCAGCTAAAATGTATTCCTCAATGCCTGAGCCTTTGAATAGTGCCTTAGTGTTAATGCTATAAATGTTTATGTTCAGCAGAGACATTAAATATAAGGTGTGGTAGATTTTTAAAGTAGTTTCATATAATTATTCTTGTCCTAAATTAACCTGAACTAATTACACAATTTCCAAGTTTTCATGTTAAGTTTATCTCACTGCGTGACAGATACAATTTAACTCATGCTGTGTGGCTAAAATGGGGATTCTACATGTGaaataattaaatgaaaatgtcaCTTAAAATGCTGAATTGGCTTACTTCAGGGAGGATAGCTAGCAAAGTAGGTCTCTCCCAAGCGTACTGCTGGTGTCTCTGCTACTTGTGTAACTTTGTAGGAAATACTCCTTATGCCTCATTCTCCATGGGGTAATTGTCCCTCTAATGTGCCTTTGCTATCAGGTAATTTCAGATTCTATGTGGTGTGGAGCATCCAAGGTTTTCAGTTCAGCCCAGTTCTTCCTTCTGCAGCAAATGCCAAGCTCTGTGTCTGCTGAGCAAGGTTTAACGCTAAGTTTTAATGGTGAAATTGGGACAAAATTTACATGTTAAACACTTTAAATGATCTGTGCCTATTAATAGGATCTCTCTCTAGGGGCTTTGGCTTTGCCATTATCCCATGTTGTCATCTTATTACAGGGGTTCCATACCGTTGTCTCATCACAAAAGTTTCATatcttcttggtgtttctcacgGATAGCTTctctcctcagagcactgcttctttcttcttcacaaagcagccaactgactccagttccctctCAAcacccaccccactcttttatagcactcttcttctcattggttacagctgtggcctgctcaagtcaggcctgctcctaatctttgattATTGGCCCAACTGACACTCCTTAGGGGTGAGATTActttctgcactatctttattttgcTTATATTGTATCCCCCCACAATCCCACAGTGTGTTTCAGCTGCTAATATTAGGGTTGACAGCTGTCTGTAGTCTGAATGTTGTCCTGTTTCTGAAGCATAAGCTCTCCTGGTGACTGTTCTTTCTTAGTCGCTTCTTCCCTTTGCCATCAGTAGGTCCAGGTGGTTGAGTCCTGCTTGGGATCAGCCCATTCCAGCCATGGCAGCTTCCCTGTTTGAGGGGGGACACAGCCTCTGGACTCCCCCTCAGTCAGGGTCTCTGGGCCTGTGTGCTTCAGGTGGCCAGGCCCAGGGGCATGGCCTAGAGTATGTCCTTATTGTCCCCTCAGTTCTGCCAGCCTAGCTGTTAGTGACATCCATGTGTTTTAGCTAAAATTATTGGTTCTCTGTGGAGAACTGGGGATTAGTGCTTCTGGCAAGGGCCTAAAGCAGGAAGCTGTGAGAAAActtgtagggggatagaatataagaaaataaagatagtgtagaaagtaatcttaccctgaaggagttgcagctgggccaattatcaaagattaggaacaggcctgactttaggaggccacagctgtaaccgatgagaagaagagtgctataaaagagtggggtggctgatTGAGAGGGAGCTGGAGTCACTTGGCTGCTTTGTGACGAAGAAAGAGGCAGTGCTTGGAGGAGCTGCTCATGAGAACACATCAAGAAGATATGAAACTTTTGTGATAGGAGACAACCATATGGAAtccctgcaataagatgacaacaaaaAGCGATCATGATAACTGCTAAGCTGTATCTGCCACAGTCCAACCGGGTCATCCTGCCCTTCTGTAATCCCTAAGGTAGAGCAGGACCTATTTCAACACTATCATTCACACTTCAGCTCTGCCCTTTCTATTGGGCTGGTGCAGCAGCTGAAGGTGTGAGGAGGGCTCACCTCAGTGCTTGTCTGATTTTCTCCTGCCTTCCCTCTATATCTTTGGAGCGAGATCAAATCCAAGTTTGGTTTTATCTCCTTGGTTTCCCAGACCATGGACTGGCACAGGTGGATAGATGGGAAGAAGCAGCAACAAAATTGCCAAATTGCCActctgtcaggaaaaaaatagccCATTGATTTATGCTTGGGGCAAGGTGCATCTGGATGTGCTGAGGGGATCGGCCTCttcctgctgggtg from Agelaius phoeniceus isolate bAgePho1 chromosome 1, bAgePho1.hap1, whole genome shotgun sequence includes these protein-coding regions:
- the MRPL36 gene encoding large ribosomal subunit protein bL36m, whose amino-acid sequence is MLSLLVRAASTAAPLRSLCRSSLCSLAPWGRAAGLPAACPTWAPPPWWAPRGLLAVLPPQLGPPPAAGLKTKTALRRRCKDCYIVRRRGRLYVCCKSNPRHKQRKG
- the NDUFS6 gene encoding NADH dehydrogenase [ubiquinone] iron-sulfur protein 6, mitochondrial, whose amino-acid sequence is MAAPAATFRWLLPRSRLLLARPGLAAAAAARAYGVRASDTGELVTHTGQVYDEKDYRRVRFVGRQKEVNKNFAIDLIAEQPVSHVESRVISCDGGGGALGHPKVYINLDKETKTGTCGYCGLQFKQKHH